In the Ramlibacter tataouinensis TTB310 genome, one interval contains:
- a CDS encoding SPOR domain-containing protein yields MAFFKFRKGGDEPVAHHQPESVEAMRRRARHRLIGAAVLVLAGVIGFPLLFDTRPRPVAVDIPIEIPDRGKTPPLPAAPVAPLAPTASASAAMPSSEADTGRKPATAQADPGPGAAKETEPPKPAAPAAAVAKAPSVEETSKARAVPDGKAAEAAADGRFVVQVGAFANAAKAREARLKVEKMGLKTYTHVADTKDGRRIRVRVGPFSSRNEADKAADKIKGLDMPATVLTL; encoded by the coding sequence ATGGCCTTCTTCAAGTTCCGCAAGGGTGGCGACGAGCCGGTGGCCCACCACCAGCCCGAAAGCGTCGAGGCGATGCGCCGGCGCGCCCGGCACCGCCTGATCGGCGCCGCGGTGCTGGTGCTGGCGGGCGTGATCGGCTTCCCCCTTTTGTTCGACACCCGGCCGCGGCCTGTGGCCGTGGACATCCCGATCGAGATCCCCGACCGCGGCAAGACCCCGCCCTTGCCGGCGGCGCCTGTGGCGCCCCTGGCGCCGACGGCCAGCGCTTCGGCCGCCATGCCTTCGTCCGAGGCGGACACCGGCCGCAAGCCGGCGACCGCCCAGGCGGACCCGGGACCGGGCGCCGCCAAGGAGACGGAGCCGCCCAAGCCGGCGGCACCCGCGGCCGCCGTGGCCAAGGCGCCATCGGTCGAAGAGACTTCCAAGGCGCGCGCCGTGCCGGACGGCAAGGCGGCCGAAGCCGCCGCCGACGGCCGCTTCGTGGTGCAGGTCGGCGCTTTCGCCAACGCCGCCAAGGCGCGCGAGGCGCGCCTGAAGGTCGAGAAGATGGGCCTGAAGACCTACACCCATGTGGCCGACACCAAGGACGGCCGGCGCATCCGGGTGCGGGTGGGGCCGTTTTCCAGCCGCAACGAGGCCGACAAGGCCGCCGACAAGATCAAGGGACTGGATATGCCGGCCACCGTCCTCACCTTGTAG
- a CDS encoding ArsC family reductase, giving the protein MSIVVYGIPNCDTVKKARQWLAGRGVEHRFHDFRKDGVPGERLAAWVVELGWEALVNRRGTTWRKLDAADQQRVADAASARALMAREPSVIKRPVVEWGAATTVGFDPAAWDALAPR; this is encoded by the coding sequence ATGAGCATCGTGGTCTATGGCATCCCGAACTGCGACACCGTGAAGAAGGCGCGCCAGTGGCTGGCCGGGCGCGGCGTCGAGCACCGCTTCCACGACTTCAGGAAGGACGGCGTGCCGGGCGAGCGGCTGGCCGCCTGGGTGGTCGAGCTCGGCTGGGAGGCCCTGGTCAACCGCCGAGGCACCACCTGGCGCAAGCTGGACGCGGCCGACCAGCAGCGGGTGGCCGACGCGGCGTCGGCGCGGGCCCTGATGGCGCGCGAGCCCAGCGTCATCAAGCGCCCGGTGGTCGAGTGGGGCGCGGCCACCACGGTCGGCTTCGACCCGGCGGCCTGGGACGCGCTGGCGCCCCGCTGA
- a CDS encoding CvpA family protein translates to MAALDWVFATALVASVLLGAWRGLMYELLSVLGWIGAFVLAQWLAPQVGGWLPMGRAGEALRYGAGFALAFAGTVFAAGLLAWAARKLVEVAGLRPADRALGAMFGLVRGAVLALAVALVVLLTPLKAAGWWTESVGAAVATVALQGLKPVLPQPLGQYLPG, encoded by the coding sequence ATGGCCGCGCTCGACTGGGTGTTCGCAACCGCGCTGGTGGCCTCGGTGCTGCTGGGCGCCTGGCGCGGCCTGATGTACGAGCTGCTGTCGGTGCTGGGCTGGATAGGCGCCTTCGTGCTTGCACAATGGCTGGCGCCCCAGGTGGGCGGCTGGCTGCCGATGGGACGCGCGGGCGAGGCGCTGCGCTACGGCGCCGGGTTCGCGCTGGCCTTCGCCGGCACCGTGTTCGCGGCCGGCCTGCTGGCCTGGGCGGCCAGAAAGCTGGTCGAGGTGGCGGGCCTGCGGCCGGCGGACCGTGCGCTGGGCGCCATGTTCGGCCTGGTGCGCGGCGCGGTGCTGGCGCTGGCGGTGGCGCTGGTGGTGCTGCTCACGCCGCTGAAGGCCGCGGGGTGGTGGACGGAGTCGGTGGGCGCCGCGGTTGCGACCGTGGCGCTGCAGGGTTTGAAACCGGTATTGCCCCAGCCGCTGGGCCAGTACCTTCCGGGATAG
- a CDS encoding O-succinylhomoserine sulfhydrylase, giving the protein MSRSKPLPEGLHLDTLAVRAAVDKSQYGENSEALYLSSSFTQPDSETSARRFAGEEEGYIYSRFTNPTVASMEKRLAALEGMESCIAAASGMGAILLLCMGLLKAGDHVVCSRSVFGSTIKLLAGEFGKFGVQTSFVSQTDIGEWKAAIRPGTRLLFAETPTNPLTEVCDIRALADLAHEAGALLAVDNCFCTPALQQPVKLGADIVVHSGTKYLDGQGRVIAGALCASQSLVKEKFIPVMRSAGITLSPFNAWVVLKGLETLGIRMEAQSLRALELARWLEAHPKVERVYYPGLASHPQHGLAMAQQSGRGGAVLSFDVKGQGADEGRRNAFRVIDATQLLSITANLGDVKSIITQPASTSHGRLTEQQRLEAGIRQNLIRVAVGLEHLDDLKADLARGLDLL; this is encoded by the coding sequence ATGAGCCGCAGCAAGCCATTGCCCGAGGGGCTGCACCTGGACACGCTGGCGGTGCGCGCCGCCGTGGACAAGAGCCAGTACGGCGAGAACTCCGAGGCCTTGTACCTCAGCTCCAGCTTCACCCAGCCCGACAGCGAAACCTCGGCGCGGCGCTTCGCGGGCGAGGAAGAGGGCTACATCTACTCGCGCTTTACCAACCCCACGGTGGCCAGCATGGAAAAGCGCCTGGCCGCGCTGGAGGGCATGGAGTCCTGCATCGCCGCGGCCAGCGGCATGGGCGCCATCCTGCTGCTGTGCATGGGCCTGCTCAAGGCCGGCGACCACGTGGTGTGCTCGCGCTCGGTGTTCGGCTCCACCATCAAGCTGCTGGCCGGCGAGTTCGGCAAGTTCGGGGTGCAGACCAGCTTCGTGTCGCAGACCGACATCGGCGAGTGGAAGGCTGCGATCCGTCCCGGCACCCGGCTGCTGTTCGCCGAGACGCCCACCAACCCGCTGACCGAGGTGTGCGACATCCGCGCGCTGGCCGACCTGGCGCACGAGGCCGGCGCGCTGCTGGCCGTGGACAACTGCTTCTGCACGCCCGCGCTGCAGCAGCCCGTCAAGCTGGGTGCCGACATCGTGGTGCATTCGGGCACCAAGTACCTGGACGGCCAGGGCCGCGTGATCGCCGGGGCGCTGTGCGCCAGCCAGTCGCTGGTCAAGGAGAAGTTCATCCCGGTGATGCGCAGTGCCGGCATCACGCTGTCGCCGTTCAATGCCTGGGTGGTGCTCAAGGGGCTGGAGACGCTGGGCATCCGCATGGAGGCGCAGTCGCTGCGCGCGCTGGAGCTGGCGCGCTGGCTGGAGGCCCATCCCAAGGTGGAGCGGGTGTACTACCCGGGCCTGGCCAGCCACCCCCAGCACGGGCTGGCGATGGCGCAGCAGTCCGGCCGCGGCGGCGCCGTGCTGTCCTTCGACGTGAAGGGCCAGGGCGCAGACGAGGGGCGGCGCAACGCCTTCCGCGTCATCGACGCCACGCAGCTGCTGTCCATCACCGCCAACCTGGGCGACGTGAAGTCCATCATCACCCAGCCGGCCAGCACCTCCCATGGGCGGTTGACGGAGCAGCAGCGGCTGGAGGCGGGCATCCGCCAGAACCTGATCCGCGTGGCCGTGGGCCTGGAACACCTCGACGACTTGAAGGCCGACCTCGCACGCGGCCTGGACCTGCTGTGA
- the argG gene encoding argininosuccinate synthase produces the protein MATILQNLPIGQKVGIAFSGGLDTSAALLWMKKKGAEPYAYTANLGQPDEPDYDAIPRKALQYGAKIARLVDCRRQLAQEGIAALQAGAFHISTAGATYFNTTPLGRAVTGTMLVAAMKQDDVHIWGDGSTFKGNDIERFYRYGLLTNPSLKIYKPWLDQAFIDELGGRKEMSEFLIANGFDYKMSVEKAYSTDSNMLGATHEAKDLEHLHSGIRIVNPIMGVAFWKDAVAVKAEEVSVRFEDGQPVALNGKAFDDPVALILEANRIGGRHGLGMSDQIENRIIEAKSRGIYEAPGLALLHIAYERLVTGIHNEDTIEQYRDNGRKLGRLLYQGRWFDPQAIMLREAAQRWVARAVTGEVTLELRRGNDYSILNTESPNLTYAPERLSMEKVEDAPFSPLDRIGQLTLRNLDIVDTRGKLGIYSQAGLLSLGGGAALPTLQDGEGDKR, from the coding sequence ATGGCCACCATCCTGCAGAACCTCCCCATCGGCCAGAAGGTCGGCATCGCCTTCTCCGGCGGCCTGGACACCAGCGCCGCCCTGTTGTGGATGAAGAAGAAGGGCGCCGAGCCCTACGCCTACACCGCCAACCTGGGCCAGCCCGACGAGCCCGACTACGACGCGATCCCGCGCAAGGCGCTGCAGTACGGGGCGAAGATCGCCCGCCTGGTCGATTGCCGCCGCCAGCTGGCGCAGGAGGGCATCGCCGCGCTGCAGGCCGGCGCCTTCCACATCTCCACGGCCGGCGCCACCTACTTCAACACCACGCCGCTGGGCCGCGCCGTGACCGGCACCATGCTGGTGGCCGCGATGAAGCAGGACGACGTCCACATCTGGGGCGACGGCTCGACCTTCAAGGGCAACGACATCGAGCGCTTCTACCGCTACGGCCTGCTCACCAACCCCTCGCTCAAGATCTACAAGCCCTGGCTGGACCAGGCCTTCATCGACGAGCTGGGCGGGCGCAAGGAGATGAGCGAGTTCCTGATCGCCAACGGCTTCGACTACAAGATGTCGGTGGAGAAGGCGTATTCCACCGACTCCAACATGCTGGGCGCCACCCACGAGGCCAAGGACCTGGAGCACCTCCATTCCGGCATCCGCATCGTCAACCCGATCATGGGCGTGGCCTTCTGGAAGGATGCCGTCGCGGTCAAGGCCGAGGAGGTCAGCGTGCGCTTCGAGGACGGCCAGCCCGTCGCTCTCAACGGCAAGGCCTTCGACGACCCGGTGGCGCTGATCCTGGAGGCCAACCGCATCGGCGGCCGGCATGGCCTGGGCATGAGCGACCAGATCGAGAACCGCATCATCGAGGCCAAGAGCCGCGGAATCTACGAGGCGCCCGGCCTGGCGCTGCTGCACATCGCCTACGAGCGGCTGGTCACCGGCATCCACAACGAGGACACCATCGAGCAGTACCGCGACAACGGCCGCAAGCTGGGCCGCCTGCTGTACCAGGGCCGCTGGTTCGACCCGCAGGCCATCATGCTGCGCGAGGCCGCCCAGCGCTGGGTGGCGCGCGCGGTCACCGGCGAGGTGACGCTGGAGCTGCGCCGCGGCAACGACTACTCGATCCTCAACACCGAAAGCCCCAACCTCACCTACGCGCCGGAACGCCTGTCGATGGAGAAGGTCGAGGATGCGCCCTTCTCGCCGCTGGACCGCATCGGCCAGCTCACATTGCGCAACCTCGACATCGTGGACACGCGCGGCAAGCTGGGCATCTACAGCCAGGCCGGGCTGCTGTCGCTGGGCGGCGGCGCGGCCCTGCCCACGCTGCAGGACGGCGAGGGCGACAAGCGCTGA
- a CDS encoding pyrimidine/purine nucleoside phosphorylase, with the protein MTTDKIDGATVTTQANVYFDGRCVSHGLVLADGSRKSVGVILPSTLTFTTGAPEVMECVAGSCEWRLAGTEAWASSRAGEKFSVPGNARFEIRVAQAYHYICHFG; encoded by the coding sequence ATGACCACCGACAAGATCGACGGCGCGACCGTCACCACCCAGGCCAACGTGTATTTCGACGGCAGATGCGTGAGCCACGGCCTGGTGCTGGCCGACGGCAGCCGCAAGTCGGTGGGCGTGATCCTTCCCTCCACCCTCACCTTCACCACCGGCGCGCCCGAGGTGATGGAATGCGTGGCCGGCAGCTGCGAGTGGCGGCTGGCGGGCACCGAAGCCTGGGCATCCAGCCGGGCCGGCGAGAAGTTCAGCGTGCCGGGCAACGCCAGGTTCGAGATCCGGGTGGCGCAGGCCTACCACTACATCTGCCATTTCGGCTGA
- the folC gene encoding bifunctional tetrahydrofolate synthase/dihydrofolate synthase, giving the protein MPPMETLQDWLAHCERLHPAAIEMGLERVGAVAGRMGLRFSCPVITVAGTNGKGSTCAMLEAIALQAGWRTGAYTSPHLVRFEERCRLGGEAAQAERLVPHFARVEAARQGTSLTYFEFTTLAILGLMAESDLDVAILEVGLGGRLDAVNVIDPDCAVITSIDLDHQAWLGDDRESIGREKAGILRAGRPAVVSDPVPPRSVIDRATELGADLWLLGRDFNFSGDKLQWGWAGRGRRYPGLAYPALRGANQLINASGVLAALAALRERLPVTAQAVRNGLAMVELPGRFQIVPGQPVLVLDVAHNPHSVAALAANLDAMGFYPTTHAVFGAMADKDLDPMLGKMLPLVDRWYFTDLPTPRAERAVQLHSRWQALNTRRDAAARTHDSPPAALAAAMAAADPADRILVFGSFFTVGGVLEAGLPRLQAQHLRT; this is encoded by the coding sequence ATGCCGCCCATGGAGACCTTGCAAGACTGGCTCGCGCACTGCGAGCGACTGCATCCCGCAGCCATCGAGATGGGGCTGGAGCGGGTGGGCGCGGTGGCCGGGCGCATGGGGCTGCGCTTTTCCTGCCCGGTGATCACGGTGGCCGGCACCAACGGCAAGGGCTCGACCTGCGCGATGCTGGAAGCGATCGCGCTGCAGGCCGGCTGGCGCACCGGCGCCTACACCTCGCCGCACCTGGTGCGCTTCGAGGAGCGCTGCCGCCTGGGCGGCGAGGCGGCGCAGGCGGAGCGGCTGGTGCCGCACTTCGCCCGGGTCGAGGCCGCGCGCCAGGGCACCTCGCTCACCTACTTCGAGTTCACCACCCTGGCCATCCTCGGCCTGATGGCCGAATCGGACCTGGACGTGGCCATCCTGGAGGTGGGGCTGGGCGGCCGGCTGGACGCGGTCAACGTGATCGACCCCGACTGCGCCGTCATCACCAGCATCGACCTGGACCACCAGGCCTGGCTGGGCGACGACCGCGAGAGCATAGGCCGCGAGAAGGCCGGCATCCTGCGCGCCGGCCGTCCGGCCGTGGTGAGCGACCCAGTGCCGCCGCGCAGCGTGATCGACCGGGCGACCGAGCTGGGGGCCGACCTGTGGCTGCTGGGGCGCGACTTCAATTTTTCCGGCGACAAGCTGCAGTGGGGCTGGGCCGGCCGCGGCCGGCGCTATCCCGGCCTGGCCTATCCGGCGCTGCGCGGCGCCAACCAGTTGATCAACGCCTCGGGCGTGCTGGCCGCCCTGGCGGCCCTGCGCGAGCGCCTGCCGGTCACGGCCCAGGCGGTGCGCAACGGGCTGGCGATGGTGGAGCTGCCCGGGCGCTTCCAGATCGTGCCCGGCCAGCCGGTGCTGGTGCTGGACGTGGCCCACAATCCGCACTCGGTCGCGGCGCTGGCGGCCAACCTCGACGCCATGGGCTTCTATCCCACCACCCATGCGGTGTTCGGCGCCATGGCCGACAAGGACCTGGACCCCATGCTGGGCAAGATGCTGCCGCTGGTGGACCGCTGGTACTTCACCGACCTGCCCACGCCGCGGGCCGAGCGCGCGGTGCAGCTGCACTCGCGCTGGCAGGCGCTGAACACGCGCCGGGATGCCGCCGCCCGCACGCACGACAGCCCGCCGGCGGCACTGGCGGCGGCGATGGCCGCGGCGGACCCCGCTGATAGAATCCTGGTCTTCGGTTCCTTCTTCACGGTGGGTGGCGTTCTGGAGGCCGGGCTGCCCCGGTTGCAGGCCCAGCACCTGCGGACCTGA
- a CDS encoding anti-sigma factor, with product MNLIDHPELLDRLAAAYALGTLRGGARRRFESLARQSVTVRAAALLWQERFASMTELQHVEAPSPNVWKRIENLVAAQARGTASVLQETAMLDKLRRGLGWWRGAALAGVAATVVAVAVGLNLGRQVQVQDAQLAQAGGRAEQLVRENAQLRATPHIQYVAVLADDKASASILVTFDPRHNALTLKHVAPIQVGADKSLELWALPPSGGPRSLGVLDGGAVVRLPAAENQVREVPALAVSLEPRGGVPPGSGPTGPILFKGPLLQTPQV from the coding sequence ATGAACCTGATCGACCATCCCGAACTGCTGGACCGCCTGGCGGCGGCCTATGCCCTGGGCACGCTGCGCGGCGGGGCGCGCCGGCGATTCGAATCCCTGGCGCGCCAGAGCGTCACGGTGCGTGCCGCCGCGCTGCTGTGGCAGGAGCGCTTCGCCTCCATGACCGAGCTGCAGCACGTGGAGGCCCCCAGCCCCAACGTCTGGAAGCGCATCGAGAACCTGGTCGCGGCCCAGGCCCGGGGCACCGCATCCGTATTACAGGAGACCGCCATGCTGGACAAGCTCAGGCGCGGCCTCGGCTGGTGGCGCGGCGCGGCGCTGGCCGGCGTTGCCGCCACCGTGGTCGCCGTGGCCGTGGGGCTCAACCTGGGCCGGCAGGTGCAGGTGCAGGATGCGCAGCTGGCACAGGCCGGCGGCCGCGCCGAGCAGCTGGTGCGCGAGAACGCCCAGCTGCGGGCCACGCCCCACATCCAGTACGTGGCCGTGCTGGCCGACGACAAGGCCTCGGCGTCCATCCTGGTGACCTTCGATCCGCGCCACAACGCACTCACCCTCAAGCACGTCGCGCCGATCCAGGTCGGCGCCGACAAGTCGCTGGAGCTGTGGGCGCTGCCGCCCTCGGGCGGGCCGCGCTCGCTGGGCGTGCTGGACGGGGGAGCGGTGGTCCGCCTGCCGGCCGCCGAGAACCAGGTGCGCGAGGTGCCGGCGCTGGCCGTCTCGCTGGAGCCCAGGGGCGGGGTGCCGCCGGGAAGCGGGCCGACCGGCCCCATCCTGTTCAAGGGACCGCTGCTTCAGACGCCGCAGGTGTAA
- a CDS encoding RNA polymerase sigma factor: MAYDLQDQQLIALIDRIAARAAAAGRAADSEAALRALYDSTSSKLYGVALRVVGNREWAEDVLQETYLNIWRIAGDYRAALSPPMAWMGVIVRSRALDFLRRRASERADAALELDDVIAETVAGDSPNPMDTSQASEQAWALHECLRKLESRQREVVSLAYLRDLSHSELAQQLKLPLGTVKTWIRRGLDQLRGCMGRFA, from the coding sequence ATGGCATACGACCTTCAAGACCAACAGCTGATCGCACTGATCGACCGCATCGCCGCCCGCGCGGCGGCGGCCGGCCGCGCCGCGGACAGCGAGGCCGCGCTGCGGGCCCTGTACGACAGCACCTCATCCAAGCTGTACGGCGTGGCACTGCGGGTGGTGGGCAACCGCGAATGGGCCGAGGACGTGCTGCAGGAGACCTACCTGAACATCTGGCGCATCGCCGGCGACTACCGGGCGGCGCTCAGCCCGCCGATGGCCTGGATGGGCGTGATCGTGCGCAGCCGGGCCCTGGATTTCCTGCGCCGCCGCGCCAGCGAGCGGGCCGACGCCGCGCTGGAGCTGGACGACGTGATCGCCGAGACCGTGGCCGGCGACTCGCCCAACCCGATGGACACCAGCCAGGCCAGCGAGCAGGCCTGGGCCCTGCACGAGTGCCTGCGCAAGCTGGAGAGCCGCCAGCGCGAGGTGGTCAGCCTGGCCTACCTGCGCGACCTCAGCCACAGCGAGCTGGCGCAGCAGCTCAAGCTGCCGCTGGGCACGGTAAAGACCTGGATCCGCCGCGGGCTGGACCAGCTGCGCGGTTGCATGGGCCGTTTCGCCTGA
- a CDS encoding glycine zipper 2TM domain-containing protein gives MKKSVYLLALGGLAATAAGAQEVGRVISSIPVIQQVAVPRQVCSQQPVVVQQQPSGAGALMGAIAGGAMGNAIGDGTGRAVATAIGVLGGAVLGNRVEGTGSEVHNYQQCSTQTYYENRAVAYNVTYEYAGRQYTVQMPQDPGPTVQLQVTPVGAAAPQQPAYSAPAPLTQAPPAPATIIREVVTVPAPVVYQHAYYPRPYYYPPVGISLNLGYHRGHRHHRHWRH, from the coding sequence ATGAAAAAGTCCGTGTACTTACTCGCCCTGGGCGGCCTGGCCGCCACGGCCGCCGGCGCCCAGGAGGTGGGCCGGGTGATCTCCAGCATTCCCGTGATCCAGCAGGTCGCCGTGCCGCGCCAGGTCTGCTCGCAGCAGCCGGTCGTGGTGCAGCAGCAGCCCTCCGGCGCCGGCGCGCTGATGGGCGCCATCGCCGGCGGTGCCATGGGCAATGCGATCGGCGACGGCACGGGCCGCGCCGTGGCCACCGCCATCGGCGTGCTGGGCGGCGCCGTGCTGGGCAACCGCGTCGAAGGCACCGGCTCGGAGGTGCACAACTACCAGCAGTGCAGCACTCAGACCTACTACGAGAACCGCGCGGTGGCCTACAACGTCACCTACGAGTACGCGGGCAGGCAGTACACGGTGCAGATGCCGCAGGACCCGGGCCCGACGGTGCAGCTGCAGGTCACGCCGGTGGGCGCCGCCGCGCCCCAGCAGCCGGCCTACTCCGCGCCCGCGCCGCTGACGCAGGCCCCGCCGGCGCCGGCCACCATCATCCGCGAGGTGGTCACGGTGCCGGCGCCGGTGGTCTACCAGCACGCCTACTACCCGCGGCCGTACTACTACCCGCCCGTGGGCATCTCGCTCAATTTGGGCTACCACCGCGGCCACCGCCACCATCGCCACTGGCGCCATTGA
- the purF gene encoding amidophosphoribosyltransferase, producing MCGIVGVVSSAPVNQLIYDALLLLQHRGQDAAGIVTQQERKFFMHKAKGMVRDVFRTRNMRALPGSAGLGQVRYPTAGNAYSEEEAQPFYVNAPFGIVLVHNGNLTNAHALKAELFSTDHRHINTESDSEVLLNVFAHELERSTRGVPLQPEDVFTAVRNVHRRVRGSYAVIALIAGHGVLAFRDPYGIRPLSLGRGKDGTVMVASESVALEGTGHAFERHVAPGEAVFIDLEGRLHARQCAQEPRLNPCIFEYIYLARPDSVLDGISVYQARLNLGETLAKRVVSTVPPSEIDVIIPIPESSRPSATQLAHLLGVPYREGFVKNRYVGRTFIMPGQSVRKKSVRQKLNVIASEFKDRNVLLVDDSIVRGTTSREIVQMARDAGARKVYLASAAPPVRFPNVYGIDMPTAGELVAYGRTVEEVRQIIGCDALIYQDVEGMKRAVMKAAPGAAGAVPISGFDASCFDGVYVTGDINPDDIARINEARIGQEDPLDEDTSRLALPNAQDA from the coding sequence ATGTGTGGAATCGTCGGCGTTGTCAGCAGCGCCCCAGTCAACCAGCTGATCTATGACGCGCTGCTGCTGCTGCAGCACCGTGGCCAGGATGCGGCGGGCATCGTCACGCAGCAGGAGCGCAAGTTCTTCATGCACAAGGCCAAGGGCATGGTGCGCGACGTGTTCCGCACGCGCAACATGCGCGCGCTGCCGGGCAGCGCCGGCCTGGGGCAGGTGCGCTATCCCACCGCCGGCAATGCCTACAGCGAGGAGGAGGCGCAGCCGTTCTACGTCAACGCGCCCTTCGGCATCGTGCTGGTGCACAACGGCAACCTGACCAATGCCCACGCGCTCAAGGCCGAGCTGTTCTCCACCGACCACCGCCACATCAACACCGAAAGCGATTCGGAGGTCCTGCTCAACGTGTTCGCGCACGAGCTGGAGCGTTCCACCCGGGGCGTTCCGCTGCAGCCGGAGGACGTGTTCACCGCGGTGCGCAACGTGCACCGCCGCGTGCGCGGCTCCTATGCCGTGATCGCGCTGATCGCCGGCCATGGCGTGCTGGCCTTCCGCGACCCGTACGGCATCCGGCCGCTGTCCCTGGGCCGCGGCAAGGACGGCACGGTGATGGTGGCCAGCGAGTCGGTGGCGCTGGAGGGCACCGGCCATGCCTTCGAGCGGCACGTGGCGCCGGGCGAGGCGGTCTTCATCGACCTGGAGGGCCGGCTGCATGCGCGCCAGTGCGCGCAGGAACCCAGGCTCAACCCCTGCATCTTCGAGTACATCTACCTGGCCCGGCCCGATTCCGTGCTGGACGGCATCTCGGTGTACCAGGCGCGGCTCAACCTGGGCGAGACCCTGGCCAAGCGCGTGGTCTCCACCGTGCCGCCCAGCGAGATCGACGTCATCATCCCCATCCCCGAATCGAGCCGGCCCAGCGCCACGCAGCTGGCGCACCTGCTGGGCGTGCCCTACCGCGAAGGCTTCGTGAAGAACCGCTACGTGGGCCGCACCTTCATCATGCCGGGCCAGAGCGTGCGCAAGAAGTCGGTGCGCCAGAAGCTCAACGTGATCGCCAGCGAGTTCAAGGACCGCAACGTGCTGCTGGTGGACGACTCCATCGTGCGCGGCACCACCAGCCGCGAGATCGTGCAGATGGCGCGCGACGCCGGCGCCAGGAAGGTGTACCTGGCCAGCGCCGCGCCGCCGGTGCGCTTCCCCAACGTCTACGGCATCGACATGCCCACTGCCGGCGAGCTCGTGGCCTACGGCCGCACGGTCGAGGAGGTGCGCCAGATCATCGGCTGCGACGCGCTGATCTACCAGGACGTGGAAGGCATGAAGCGCGCGGTCATGAAGGCCGCACCGGGCGCGGCGGGCGCGGTGCCGATCAGCGGTTTCGACGCTTCCTGCTTCGACGGCGTGTACGTCACCGGCGACATCAACCCCGACGACATCGCCCGCATCAACGAGGCGCGCATCGGCCAGGAGGATCCGCTGGACGAGGACACCTCGCGCCTGGCCCTGCCCAACGCGCAGGACGCATGA